One Fusarium oxysporum f. sp. lycopersici 4287 chromosome 8, whole genome shotgun sequence genomic region harbors:
- a CDS encoding enoyl-CoA hydratase yields the protein MSDTEPQAVQVSQTSDGITTITLSRPHRKNAIDGPTARKLTDAVLAFENDATQKVCIIYGAHGTFCAGFDLHEVAKWNPAQGTDNYLGPIIDPSHKVEDRNIGPIGPSRMQVKKPVISAVAGYAVAGGLELSLIGDMRIAEEDAVFGVFCRRFGVPLIDGGTVRLQAIIGLGRAMDMILTGRPVSAQEALQFGLANRVVPKGQALVEATKMAKQLLTFPQECMNVDRANCYYSVYNATSFQDALRNEFENGVKVITTESVKGAANFSSGAGRHGVFETAKF from the coding sequence ATGTCTGATACCGAGCCTCAAGCAGTTCAAGTCTCCCAGACTTCCGATGGAATCACAACCATCACTCTGTCACGCCCTCACCGCAAGAATGCCATTGACGGTCCTACGGCAAGAAAGCTTACCGACGCGGTTCTGGCATTTGAGAACGACGCCACGCAAAAAGTCTGCATTATCTACGGCGCACACGGTACTTTCTGCGCAGGCTTCGATCTCCACGAAGTTGCCAAATGGAATCCCGCGCAGGGAACAGACAACTATCTCGGCCCAATCATCGACCCGAGCCATAAAGTCGAGGACCGCAACATCGGCCCCATTGGACCTTCAAGAATGCAGGTAAAGAAGCCAGTCATCAGTGCTGTAGCGGGCTACGCTGTCGCTGGAGGTTTGGAGCTCTCGCTCATAGGCGACATGCGCATTGCCGAGGAAGATGCTGTTTTCGGTGTATTTTGCCGAAGATTTGGCGTTCCCCTCATCGACGGCGGTACTGTTCGGCTACAGGCCATCATTGGCCTCGGCCGAGCGATGGATATGATCCTCACTGGAAGACCTGTCTCGGCGCAGGAGGCGTTGCAGTTTGGACTGGCGAATCGTGTCGTGCCCAAGGGACAGGCTTTGGTGGAGGCGACCAAGATGGCGAAGCAGCTTCTCACGTTTCCGCAGGAGTGTATGAATGTGGATAGGGCTAATTGCTATTACTCTGTTTATAACGCAACGTCGTTTCAGGATGCGTTGAGGAATGAGTTTGAGAATGGTGTCAAGGTCATCACTACGGAGAGTGTGAAGGGCGCGGCGAACTTTAGCAGTGGAGCTGGAAGACACGGTGTTTTTGAGACAGCAAAGTTTTAG